One window of the Peptacetobacter hiranonis genome contains the following:
- the greA gene encoding transcription elongation factor GreA, which produces MEANKEILLTQEGFDKLEAELEELKIVGRKDVAEKLKVAISYGDLSENAEYDEAKKEQAELEEKILKIENMIRKATIIDEESIDLSKVTAGSIVKLYDYDFEEEVTYTIVGSTEADPFAGKISNESPIGKAILGKSEGDEVEVQVPDGVVKYKILSISR; this is translated from the coding sequence ATGGAAGCAAATAAAGAAATATTATTAACTCAGGAAGGTTTTGACAAACTAGAAGCTGAGCTTGAAGAATTAAAAATAGTTGGTAGAAAAGACGTTGCCGAAAAATTAAAAGTAGCTATATCATACGGGGATTTATCAGAAAATGCTGAGTACGATGAAGCTAAAAAAGAACAGGCAGAATTAGAAGAAAAAATATTAAAAATAGAAAATATGATAAGAAAAGCAACTATAATAGATGAAGAATCTATAGATTTAAGTAAAGTAACTGCTGGATCAATAGTAAAACTTTACGATTATGATTTTGAAGAAGAAGTTACTTATACTATAGTTGGTTCAACAGAAGCAGATCCATTTGCAGGTAAGATATCAAATGAATCTCCAATAGGAAAAGCTATATTAGGAAAATCTGAAGGTGATGAAGTAGAAGTTCAGGTTCCAGATGGAGTAGTTAAATACAAAATACTATCAATAAGCAGATAA
- the lysS gene encoding lysine--tRNA ligase: MSNNKNTEANVEMTSEELSEVLQVRRDKLANLQEMGRDPFKESRYDRTHYSVQVKEGFEALEGETVKIAGRMMSKRIQGKAGFIDIQDAEGRIQSYVRKDRLGDEEYTIFKTYDIGDIVGIEGEVFITKRGEISVKADKVTLLSKSLQILPEKYHGLKDQELRYRQRYVDLIVNPEVKDAFITRTKALKALRSYLDERGFLEVETPILNTIAGGANARPFITHHNTLHIPMYLRIANELYLKRLIVGGFDKVYEMGRMFRNEGMDMKHNPEYTAIELYQAYADFTDMMEIAENLIAHMAEVATGSTKVVYQGKEIDFKPPWKRMTMIECVKEYSGVDFNEINTDEEAIAIAKEKGIEVKPGMRRGEIIAEFFEEFGEDKLVQPTFITHHPVEISPLSKRNNEDPRLTDRFEAFANGWELANAFSELNDPIDQKGRFMDQLRKKELGDDEACDMDEDFLNALEVGLPPTGGLGIGIDRVIMLLTDSTSIRDVLLFPTMKPIEKQEESAE, encoded by the coding sequence ATGAGCAATAATAAAAATACTGAAGCAAATGTAGAAATGACTAGTGAAGAATTAAGTGAAGTGCTTCAGGTAAGAAGAGATAAACTAGCTAATTTACAGGAAATGGGAAGAGATCCATTCAAGGAAAGTAGATACGATAGAACTCATTACTCTGTACAGGTAAAAGAAGGATTTGAAGCTTTAGAAGGAGAAACTGTTAAGATTGCTGGACGTATGATGAGCAAGAGAATACAGGGTAAAGCAGGATTCATAGATATACAGGATGCTGAAGGTAGAATACAGTCTTACGTTAGAAAAGATAGATTAGGCGATGAAGAATACACTATATTCAAAACTTACGATATAGGTGATATAGTTGGTATAGAAGGTGAAGTATTCATAACTAAAAGAGGAGAAATATCAGTAAAAGCAGATAAAGTTACTTTATTATCTAAATCTTTACAGATATTACCAGAAAAATACCATGGATTAAAAGACCAGGAATTAAGATATAGACAGAGATATGTTGACCTTATAGTTAATCCAGAAGTTAAGGATGCTTTTATAACAAGAACTAAAGCTCTTAAAGCTTTAAGATCATACCTAGATGAAAGAGGATTCTTAGAAGTTGAAACTCCAATATTAAATACAATAGCTGGTGGAGCAAATGCTAGACCTTTCATAACTCACCACAATACTTTACATATACCAATGTATTTAAGAATAGCTAACGAATTATATCTAAAAAGATTAATAGTTGGTGGATTTGATAAAGTTTACGAAATGGGAAGAATGTTCAGAAATGAAGGTATGGACATGAAACATAACCCAGAATATACAGCAATAGAATTATACCAGGCATATGCTGATTTTACAGATATGATGGAAATAGCTGAAAATCTTATAGCTCATATGGCAGAAGTTGCTACAGGAAGTACAAAAGTAGTTTACCAGGGTAAAGAAATAGATTTCAAACCACCTTGGAAGAGAATGACTATGATAGAATGTGTTAAAGAATATTCTGGTGTAGACTTCAATGAAATAAATACTGATGAAGAAGCTATAGCTATAGCTAAAGAAAAAGGTATAGAAGTTAAACCTGGAATGAGAAGAGGGGAAATAATAGCTGAGTTCTTTGAAGAATTCGGTGAAGATAAATTAGTGCAGCCTACATTTATAACTCATCATCCAGTTGAAATATCTCCATTATCTAAGAGAAATAATGAAGATCCAAGACTTACTGATAGATTTGAAGCTTTTGCTAATGGATGGGAGCTTGCTAATGCATTCTCTGAACTTAATGACCCAATCGACCAGAAAGGTAGATTTATGGACCAGTTAAGAAAGAAAGAGCTTGGAGATGACGAAGCTTGTGATATGGACGAAGATTTCTTAAATGCTCTTGAAGTAGGTCTTCCTCCAACAGGTGGACTAGGAATAGGTATAGATAGAGTTATAATGCTTCTTACAGATTCAACATCAATAAGAGACGTATTATTATTCCCTACTATGAAACCAATAGAAAAACAGGAAGAATCTGCTGAATAA